A window of the Triplophysa rosa linkage group LG23, Trosa_1v2, whole genome shotgun sequence genome harbors these coding sequences:
- the apodb gene encoding apolipoprotein Db, with the protein MKVMIVLLVPLLVPFVSAQTFRWGPCPTPMVQPNFELNKYLGKWYEIEKLPASFERGKCIEANYMLRPDKTIQVLNVQTYKGKVRAAEGTAVVQDVKEPAKLGVSFSYFTPYAPYWVLSTDYNSMALVYSCTDILRLFHVDFAWILSRTRTLPAETVYHAKEIFSRANIDVSKMFPTDQQGCDVPS; encoded by the exons ACTTGTACCTCTATTGGTTCCCTTTGTGTCCGCTCAGACGTTTCGCTGGGGACCTTGCCCAACACCAATGGTCCAACCAAACTTTGAATTAAACAAG TATCTTGGAAAGTGGTATGAGATCGAAAAACTCCCAGCATCCTTTGAGAGAGGCAAGTGCATCGAGGCAAACTACATGCTCAGACCTGACAAAACCATCCAAGTTCTCAATGTTCAGACATA TAAAGGTAAAGTTAGGGCTGCAGAAGGTACAGCAGTCGTCCAGGACGTGAAGGAACCGGCAAAACTTGGAGTCAGCTTTTCCTACT TCACACCCTACGCCCCCTACTGGGTCCTATCCACCGACTACAACAGTATGGCTCTTGTGTATTCTTGCACTGATATTCTCAGGCTGTTCCACGTCGACTTTGCCTGGATTCTCTCACGCACACGCACTCTGCCTGCAGAAACCGTCTACCACGCCAAAGAGATTTTCTCACGGGCCAACATCGATGTGAGCAAAATGTTTCCTACAGATCAGCAAGGATGTGATGTTCCGTCTTAA